A genome region from Methanobacterium subterraneum includes the following:
- a CDS encoding phosphoglycerol geranylgeranyltransferase encodes MKVEEYLRESLKRGKVHLTLLDPEEQNPQKALEIATEAVAGGTDGIMLGGSTTDSQDLDATAKILQENLDVPIILFPGNTTGVSSYADAILFMSLLNSNNPYWIIGAQALGSPKVKKIGIETIPMGYVIVQPGGTAGWVGDAKLIPRNKPDIATAYAMAAEFLGMRFFYLEAGSGAEQVIPGEMIQKVKMFTNHVVIVGGGIRAGEDAKKVAQAGADIIVTGTVVENTSHIKEKIAGIVEGINSI; translated from the coding sequence ATGAAAGTAGAAGAATATTTAAGAGAATCCCTGAAAAGGGGGAAGGTTCATTTAACTCTTCTTGATCCAGAGGAACAGAACCCTCAAAAGGCCCTGGAAATTGCTACCGAAGCGGTTGCTGGGGGTACTGATGGCATTATGCTGGGTGGATCCACCACTGACTCTCAGGATCTGGATGCTACTGCGAAAATACTCCAGGAAAACCTGGATGTTCCCATCATACTATTTCCGGGTAACACTACCGGGGTGAGTAGTTATGCTGATGCCATATTATTCATGAGCCTACTGAACTCCAACAATCCCTACTGGATTATTGGTGCCCAGGCTTTGGGTTCACCGAAAGTTAAAAAAATCGGAATCGAAACCATACCCATGGGCTATGTCATTGTACAGCCTGGTGGAACCGCTGGATGGGTGGGTGATGCTAAATTAATCCCCAGAAACAAGCCAGATATTGCCACGGCTTATGCAATGGCTGCAGAGTTTTTAGGAATGAGATTCTTCTATTTGGAGGCAGGTTCCGGGGCAGAACAGGTGATACCTGGTGAAATGATTCAGAAAGTAAAAATGTTTACCAACCATGTGGTAATAGTTGGTGGGGGTATCAGAGCCGGTGAAGACGCTAAAAAAGTAGCTCAAGCCGGTGCAGATATCATTGTCACCGGTACGGTAGTTGAGAACACATCTCATATAAAGGAGAAGATAGCTGGAATTGTGGAAGGTATTAACTCCATCTGA
- a CDS encoding DUF169 domain-containing protein, with product MCESNGYDFIADKLKEYLGLKKSPVAIKFVLREDDIPEGVPKADEKLRHCQLVQKASGGSVFYATAEEQMCKGGAAALGLQEAPEKVKTGEFYYGLGRFSSLGSARKTMESIPKIDPIMYALVYAPLEKANFDPDVIIVIANPAQALKLSQALVYTMGGRVEADFAGIQSICADAVAGPFLRRRPNITLGCSGSRQYADIKEDDVIVGLTGENIGCVINALENMS from the coding sequence ATGTGTGAGTCAAATGGATACGATTTCATAGCTGATAAGTTAAAGGAATATTTGGGTCTTAAGAAATCCCCGGTTGCCATAAAATTTGTTTTAAGAGAAGATGATATTCCGGAAGGTGTTCCTAAGGCGGATGAAAAATTACGTCACTGTCAACTGGTGCAAAAAGCCAGTGGAGGAAGTGTTTTCTACGCCACTGCAGAAGAACAGATGTGTAAAGGGGGAGCAGCTGCGCTCGGTCTTCAAGAAGCACCTGAAAAGGTAAAAACTGGGGAATTTTATTATGGATTGGGAAGATTTTCCAGTCTAGGATCAGCCAGAAAAACCATGGAATCCATACCTAAAATAGACCCAATAATGTATGCCCTGGTATACGCACCTCTGGAAAAGGCGAACTTTGACCCGGATGTAATTATAGTCATCGCTAACCCGGCCCAGGCACTGAAATTATCTCAGGCACTTGTTTACACCATGGGTGGTCGTGTAGAAGCTGATTTTGCAGGTATCCAGTCCATATGTGCTGATGCTGTTGCAGGCCCATTCCTTCGCCGCAGACCTAACATTACCCTAGGATGTAGTGGATCCCGTCAGTACGCAGATATAAAAGAGGATGATGTTATTGTGGGACTCACTGGGGAAAATATTGGTTGCGTGATCAATGCACTGGAAAATATGAGTTAA
- a CDS encoding nucleotidyltransferase family protein — protein sequence MKGVSCIITAAGKNRRMREDLKSKGMEIKHKLLLEINEDPLINFTVKNALQTDLKECIVVLGHFMDELYPALNDVNDNRLHIIENPDVDVELSQTLLNGVANSKYDYCLCLAGDQPTITIKTMQNLMDQLINSPHPENTVTILSRGKTGYLDSALGLGMPFACHSSLLKRYLHGEEDNLNPILRRMVSDGVELYGVSGQNELELININRYNDYLKVLKMWEKRMDSK from the coding sequence ATGAAAGGAGTATCGTGTATTATAACTGCAGCCGGTAAGAACCGGCGGATGAGGGAAGACCTTAAAAGTAAAGGAATGGAAATAAAACATAAACTACTCCTTGAAATCAACGAAGATCCCCTAATCAATTTCACCGTTAAAAATGCGCTCCAAACCGATTTAAAGGAATGTATAGTAGTTCTTGGACATTTCATGGATGAGTTATACCCTGCATTAAATGATGTAAATGACAATAGACTTCATATCATTGAAAACCCTGATGTGGATGTGGAGCTATCCCAAACCCTTCTAAATGGAGTTGCTAACTCCAAATATGATTATTGTTTGTGTCTGGCAGGTGATCAGCCCACAATTACCATTAAAACTATGCAAAACCTGATGGACCAATTGATAAATAGCCCCCATCCCGAGAACACAGTGACTATTCTCTCCCGTGGCAAAACCGGATACTTGGATAGTGCTCTGGGACTGGGCATGCCCTTTGCCTGTCACTCCTCACTCTTGAAACGTTATCTTCACGGTGAAGAAGACAACTTGAATCCTATTTTGAGGAGGATGGTATCAGATGGAGTAGAACTTTATGGTGTGTCTGGACAGAATGAATTGGAATTAATTAACATTAATCGCTACAATGATTATCTTAAAGTTCTAAAAATGTGGGAAAAAAGAATGGACAGTAAATAG